From a single Rutidosis leptorrhynchoides isolate AG116_Rl617_1_P2 chromosome 5, CSIRO_AGI_Rlap_v1, whole genome shotgun sequence genomic region:
- the LOC139848965 gene encoding norfluorocurarine synthase 1-like, which yields MENKKHFVLVHGSGHGAWCWYKLIPLLKLSGHRVTTFDLNSCGVNAKQVNEVTSFEEYSQPLIEFMASLHLSEKVVLVGHSFGGFVISLALEKFSEKIEIAIYLAALMPNHIHPPVSLLAQVKHL from the coding sequence ATGGAGAACAAAAAGCACTTTGTTTTGGTCCATGGGTCAGGTCACGGAGCTTGGTGTTGGTACAAGCTCATTCCCCTTCTCAAGTTGTCCGGACATCGAGTAACCACCTTCGACCTCAACAGTTGCGGTGTCAACGCTAAGCAAGTCAATGAGGTCACTAGTTTCGAGGAATACTCACAACCGTTGATCGAGTTCATGGCTTCTCTGCATTTGAGCGAGAAGGTGGTATTAGTTGGTCATAGTTTTGGTGGTTTTGTCATCTCTCTTGCTCTTGAAAAATTTTCAGAGAAGATTGAAATTGCAATTTATTTGGCTGCCTTAATGCCAAATCATATACACCCGCCAGTTTCTTTATTAGCACAAGTAAAGCATCTTTAA
- the LOC139846708 gene encoding uncharacterized protein, with the protein MNRARYSRLCCFINESIHSYKVKSTEAMTKEEEKSLLINLSQVLSNIKLWTNELDSDSDSETGDHVATSIDSLVDNSTCHSSATECIYKITNDLVCLLGVENRYVQHLVVNVLVSISEFVVASGNYWEDFVKTICFYFEICMWKVISPSFDPLLRVKHLDYDSLDWEMSLQLVLKSAGWYSVGAIVLALRTVLKQVKNEDDVEVLDVYLNHLGLFLQRIPWDSCNEIFVDEFEFFGYLVQLFCSIVSCSSLPETVAIREILNIFPKILTWCLVKQGESFSYTRTFQYIRHKILVLMIRLSSLVNLDCTMVVSWLNLIDIYFQDLLYKSLIEPEDDEDDCLKDSPFNETSHKHLQRRVVFLYLKCAFTLIGLKERCVCGDVNACSKKGLTTIYEWVQKQLPGNMLVNVELYDDNCRKFTKSFLQLYMHEDDMLFEVLLQLTYAPFGDTHQIHEDVKYQTVEKDIFFLLFDPVHLFHLFLSELHYDHQVLLDYLISKDTGASCAEYLLRCLRIICDKWNSFIGFPSWVEVRSQKFNKRRKCTHEDLSSESISDKISISYKTDDNNEKTCKRPFHDARDCLLLLKKSVESLHQKDLFPYNPQVLLRRLSRFQELCLRPYG; encoded by the exons ATGAACCGGGCTCGATACTCACGCCTTTGTTGTTTCATCAATGAATCCATCCATTCTTATAAA GTGAAATCAACGGAAGCAATGactaaagaagaagaaaaatcactgTTAATTAATCTATCTCAG GTGTTGAGTAATATAAAGCTGTGGACTAATGAACTGGACTCTGATTCTGACTCAGAAACTGGTGATCATGTTGCTACTTCAATCGATTCATTAGTCGATAATTCGACTTGTCATTCATCAGCTACTGAATGTATATATAAGATTACAAATGACTTG GTGTGTTTGCTTGGTGTAGAGAATCGATATGTTCAACATTTAGTAGTAAATGTGCTTGTATCGATATCTGAGTTTGTTGTGGCTTCTGGAAACTATTGGGAGGACTTTGTGAAAACGATATGTTTTTACTTTGAAATTTGTATGTGGAAAGTGATTTCGCCTTCATTTGATCCACTGTTGAGAGTTAAACATCTGGATTATGATTCGTTGGATTGGGAGATGAGTTTGCAGTTGGTGCTGAAAAGTGCAGGATGGTATTCGGTAGGTGCAATTGTATTAGCTTTACGTACTGTTTTGAAACAGGTTAAAAATGAAGATGATGTTGAAGTTTTGGATGTTTACTTGAACCATCTCGGTTTGTTCCTTCAACGTATACCGTGGGACTCATGCAATGAGATTTTTGTTGATGAATTTGAGTTTTTCGGATATTTGGTTCAGTTGTTCTGTTCTATCGTTTCATGTAGTAGTTTACCTGAAACTGTGGCTATTCGTGAAATCCTCAATATCTTTCCAAAGATTCTAACTTGGTGTTTAGTCAAGCAAGGAGAAAGTTTTAGTTACACGAGAACGTTTCAATACATTCGTCACAAGATTTTG GTACTGATGATTAGACTTAGTTCCTTGGTCAATCTAGATTGTACAATGGTCGTTTCATGGTTAAATCTTATCGATATATATTTTCAAGATTTATTATATAAATCTCTTATTGAACCtgaggatgatgaagatgattgttTAAAAGACTCTCCGTTTAATGAAACGTCTCATAAACATTTACAGAGACGGGTTGTGTTCCTTTATTTGAAGTGTGCTTTTACACTGATTGGCTTAAAAGAAAGATGCGTATGCGGGGATGTAAACGCTTGTTCAAAGAAAGGGTTGACAACAATTTACGAGTGGGTTCAAAAGCAACTTCCTGGAAATATGCTTGTGAACGTTGAATTGTACGATGATAATTGCAGGAAGTTTACAAAGTCTTTTCTTCAGCTTTATATGCACGAAGATGATATGCTATTTGAAGTTCTTTTGCAGCTGACTTACGCACCTTTTGGAGATACACATCA GATCCATGAAGATGTGAAGTACCAAACGGTTGAGAAGGATATATTTTTCCTACTCTTTGATCCTGTACACTTATTCCATCTATTTCTTTCAGAG TTACATTATGATCATCAGGTGCTTCTTGATTACCTTATCTCAAAAGACACTGGAGCCAGCTGCGCAGAGTATCTTTTAAG GTGCTTGCGTATTATATGTGATAAATGGAACTCCTTTATAGGATTTCCATCTTGGGTAGAGGTTAGAAGTCAGAAATTCAACAAACGAAGAAAATGTACACACGAAGATTTGTCTTCAGAATCTATAAGTGACAAGATTTCAATTTCATATAAAACAGATGATAATAATGAAAAAACTTGTAAAAGGCCATTTCATGATGCACGCGACTGCTTGCTTTTGTTAAAGAAATCTGTAGAGAGTTTACATCAGAAAGATTTGTTTCCATATAATCCACAAGTGCTTCTGCGTCG TTTATCAAGATTTCAGGAACTTTGTTTAAGGCCATATGGCTGA